The proteins below are encoded in one region of Ochotona princeps isolate mOchPri1 chromosome 24, mOchPri1.hap1, whole genome shotgun sequence:
- the LOC101518630 gene encoding small integral membrane protein 29-like, which produces MWNTTAPSARQASSDSLVGYVLGPFFLITLVGVVVAVVMHVQKRKRVDRLCHHLLRTYNYNPAEELHEAEQELLSDVGDPKVIHGRQSGYQHKRTPLLDVKT; this is translated from the coding sequence ATGTGGAACACCACAGCGCCCAGTGCTCGCCAGGCCAGCAGTGACTCCTTGGTGGGCTATGTGCTGGGCCCCTTCTTCCTCATCACCCTGGTcggggtggtggtggcagtggtcaTGCATGTCCAGAAGAGGAAGCGGGTGGATCGGCTTTGCCACCACCTGCTCCGCACGTATAACTACAACCCAGCAGAGGAGCTACACGAGGCCGAGCAGGAGCTGCTCTcggatgtgggagaccctaaggtgATCCATGGCAGGCAGAGTGGCTACCAACACAAGCGGACACCCTTGCTGGATGTCAAGACCTGA
- the LOC105941939 gene encoding large ribosomal subunit protein eL39-like, with protein MSSHKTFRIKRFLAKKQKQNRPIPQWIWMKTGNKIRYNSKRRHWRRTKLGL; from the coding sequence ATGTCTTCCCACAAGACTTTCCGGATCAAGCGGTTCCTGGccaagaaacagaagcaaaaccGCCCCATCCCCCAGTGGATTTGGATGAAAACTGGCAACAAAATCCGGTACAACTCCAAGAGGAGACACTGGCGGAGAACCAAGTTGGGCCTGTGA